GGATTTTCAGAAGGGATATGAACTTCTCAAAGGTGCCAGTGACGTCGATTCGGTCTACCTTGCAAAAGTTCAATGGCAGTCCGGAGATCATGACGCTGCGACAAAAGCCCTTCGAAAGATTGTGGACTCCAGCAAGAACGAAGTTTATCCACTTGCTGCACTCGTCGAGATTTTGTGGTTGTCCGGAAAGGAGGTCGAATGCAAGTCAGCGTTCGACCAATTGCGACAGCTCTCCGCCCAGATTGATCTTGATATTCCGCAATTCGCTCGCCTGACTCCCATTTCTAAAGAACTCGGCTTTATGGACGATTGGCGGATTCGATGGCAAGTTGCAGATGACGTCGGAGAACGACCATCTCTTGATTCCCTAGGTCCATTCCGCTGGTATCCGTCTCAGGCTCCCAACTGGGCATTAAACGATGTTCAAGGTAAACAGCATGCATCAACTGATTTTCAGGGGAAGCCCTATGTAGTCATCTTCTACCTTGGCTCCGGATGTCTTCATTGTGCTGAGCAGTTGCAAGCCTTTGCGCCGCGGGTCACTGAATTCGAAGAAGCAGGTCTCGGCATGCTAGCGATCAGTACCGACGATCCGAAAACGTTGAAGCAATCGATCGAGAATTACGATGAAGTGGGGCTCCCAATTCCACTTGTTTCTGATGAGCCATTAAATGTGTTCAAAGCGTTTCGGGTTTACGACGACTTTGAAGCTCAACCTCTCCATGGGACCTTTTTAATTGACGGCAATGGAAAGGTGCGTTGGCAGGACATAAGCTACCAACCATTCATGGATCCTGGTTTCGTGCTGGCGGAAGCGAAACGACTTCTATCGCAAGATGCTGATCCAAGGGCGAATTAACATCCTGTTCTTCGCTCTTCCCGTGCTGAACTCGGGCCTTTGTCTGGAATCTTAGCGAACAATCCATGCATGTGCCCCCGGACGAACCGTCCTGGGCTACCTAATGAGATGAAACTCTCGGACAGTTGAGTTAAGAATGTACACGTGAACGAACCGATGACCTTCGAGGCAAATCGGTATACACTCTCGCGAGAACGCGCATTCAACTCCGGAACACATCACAACATGCGTTCGCAATCAAGCTCCGGAGTGAATGTGTGTAAAACTACACACTCTGAAGCCTCATCAGTCGCTTATCTTACGATCAGGAATTCATTCTGAATCTCATTCAGATTCACGAACGGCTGAAACATGAAGACCTAACTTGCCGAATGGAAGTGGTTACGTGCTCAGCGCTGGCGATCGTCGTCATTTCTTTTAAGCCGAGCGATCCAAATATCACCAGCCCCTTGCCCGTCACCGTCTGAGTTTACCAGTAGCAAAGTCTTATCATCCATGACAAAGGCGGGAGCGGCGCTTGGTCTTGGCAAATCGGGAAGCAAGAGTTGCGGGCTTGACCAAGGCCTACCCCAATCACTACGAGTAATGAAAAACAATCGAAAGACGGGTTTCGCCTCCATCGGAGTTGTGTTAGCAGAATAGATAAGAAGCCGTCCATCGTTGCTTAAAGTCATCTGGCCATTCAACTTCATTGTGGCCGGCAAGAGATCGTCCGTGAATTCATCAAAGGATTCATTGATTGAGGGGCGACGACGATACCTAAGGAGATAACGCCGTTGTTGGTCCGTATCTATGTGTGAAAACACATAACTAAACTGAGTAAGTTCATCCTTAGTAACTTGGTAGTTGCCGTTGAAAAGCGTCGCGAGAGGATCAACAGTTGGTTCAGACCACGGGTCGTGCGCTGACGAACGTGTCGTGATCATGAGGGTACTTCCTCTATGAAATCGCAGAGTTAATCCGTCGCCACTTATCCGTGGAACGTTTTCTAGCTGGTCAGGTGAATTTATTTCTGACGGCAAACGACTAGGCTCCTCCCACTCTTCATCGATGGAGTTACGCGTAGCGATCCAGAGATCACGGTTACCTCGTTTGGCAGATTCACGCCCCGAAGTGAATACGATCGTACATCCGTCATTGGTCATATCGGCAGCAATTTCAAATTCTCGCGAGTTAATCACTGGTCCTAAATTCTCTTGGACTTGCCAGGACCAGTTACCCGTAGCCAAAAGGTCCGCGGCTGATATTGTTTTGACAGACGAAGGTTCTATATCGGTGGTCTTTCCTTGCCACAGAGGTAACCACTGCGAGGTAAGTACAAATGCAGCGACAATCGTCCCGGCAAGTACCGAGACTGTGCCGTAAAGCCTGGCTTGGCTTCTACTTTCGGGTTCTGAACTCTTGTCTGCCGATGGATCAACACTTTCGTCGACCTTCTTCACTTCGCGCCTGGATTGGTGTCGTGGTGCTGGCTTAGGCGGGGCAATTTTGCAAGCATCAATTTCCTCGACAACCTCATGCATCGACTGGAAGCGATCGTCCGGACTTTTCGCGACCATTCGCTGGAACACGGTATTCAACGACTCTGGTACATCGGCTCGCATCTCACAGATACTCGGGATTTCACTTTCTCGATGCCGTACTAACACTTGGAAAACCGTATCGCCTTGATAAACAGGATCCCCTGTGAGCAAGTAGAAGAGCGTGCATCCGAGGCTATAGATATCAGTTCTCGCATCGACAAGATGCGAATTCAGAGATTGCTCCGGTGCCATGAACGATGCAGTACCTAGAATCATTCCGGCGGACGTTATTTCACTTTCAATAACTGATGCGTCTCGGCTTTGTACGCCATTGGTGTCCAATTGCCTCAGCGACTCATCCACATGTGCCAGGCCCAAATCGAGGATCTTGAGCGTGCCCTGGTTATTCAGCAACAGGTTGCCCGGCTTAATATCGCGGTGAATGACTCCGTGCTGGTGAGCATAATCCAAGCCCACCGCCGCCTGGCGAATCGAGTCTACAGCTTGATCGAGCGACATGGGCCCAGACTCCCGGACGATTTGCCTGAGATTCTTTCCGCGCACATACTCCATGACGAGAAAATTAATACCACGCGATTCGTCCGCGTCGTAAGAACGAACCACGTTAGGATGCTCCAGCGTGGCAGCAACACGAACCTCTCGCCGGAAACGTTTCACATGGTCCGATGAACCCAACATCTTGGGCGAAATGATTTTGACGGCGACCACACGATCCATGCCGCGATGAATGGCCTTGAATACCATTCCCATACCACCGACGTCGATCAAATCAACAATCAGGTATTTGTCGATAAGCAACTCAGGTTCGCCGCGTAAGAGTGCTGTTGCCTGGTATTGAGTCAGTTTCCCTTCCTGAACCAGTTGAGCGGCGAGCGTACGCGGATCAGGCATTTCGGACTGCTCTGGTCGATGTTCACAAACCGAATCTAGTTCGGCTTGGCTTAGAATTCCTACCTCGGAAAGCTTTGATAGGAAGTGCTCACAGTCGACCGAAACATCGTCGCCCTCACTCAATGAAAGATGAATGGGAGCGTCAGGGTCGGTCAGCGTGAAATCCGCAATTGCCTTATCCGGAGATTGCTCGAGTAGATCATTGTTTGGATTGGCATGGCCCAGCAAGGATCGAACATTTTGAAGTAACGCCGCGTCCGAACCACACTCCCTTTCCAACCAATCATCGCGTTGGTCCTCTGGTACCTCCAGCGCGGCCAGAAATGCTTGCTGTAGTCGTTCCAGGTTAGGATCGATCGTCATCTTCGTTTTCACTCTCGGAAAAGCTACCTAACTCACGGTACAGCCATGCTTTCGCGAATTTCCAATCGTTATTGACTGAGCGAAGTGAAATCCCCAACTTGTTGGCAATCTCGTCTCCAGTCATTCCGCCAAAGAATTTTAACTCGACGACTTCAGCGGCGCGTGGCATGACCTTGGAAAACGCCTCAAGGGCATCGTTCAATTCAAGGACATCTATCCTATTGGCGTCTTCCGCAACGGAAATGTGCAACGGAATTCCACGTCCCGTTTTGCCACCGCGCTTCTGGGATTTTCGTTGTCGTGCGTAGTCGACCAACAGGCGTCGAATAATATTTGCTCCGGCCGCGAGCATCATAGATCGATCGTCTTCGTTCAGATTCTGCTGCTTTTGCAGACGTAGATACGCATCGTGAACGAGAAGAGTCGGTTGTAGCGAATGTCCAGGCGTCTCCTTGGCTAACGCTCGCTGTGCAAGCCGATGCAATTCGTCGTACAGAGGCTGATCCCACCTTTTCTCGTCTGGATCCAGTGGGTCGCTCATTCGTGACTTTCCTACCCAAGTATTCGTGCGAGCACCTATCGTCCACACGTTGAATTTCCCCATGAATCCCCACGATTTGGCCGATGGCTGATTGTCGCCCAAGAGCACGCGCGGTGCAACTAATCGGTCGCAGGCGAAACCTACAATCTCGATCTGTTTGCCAAACTGATAGGTTTCTTCCTAACCAAATTTGGCGATGTTTGCTCGTGGTCTCTCTGACCCCAGAAACTTTTTCTTCACTACGGCTGCACGAAATCGGAATAAACCACGCCAACCATGATGAGGGCAGACTGGCCAAGAATTCGACGAAAAGGGGAGCGTTTTGAACGAAAACGATCTTCACGACTACTGGACTGCACAAATCGATGGTTCAAGAAACGTTGCCAGCCCGATGAGCATGCTCGGCGGACAGACGTACGACAACTGGCAAGGCAGACAACCGTACACTGGGCCGACTTTCTTTGACGGTAGCGCTAAAAGTGTTGGTGCAAGTGGTGAAACGATATTCGACGCGGCCCGAGAATTCGGTGAAGAGTGGACCGAATTCGTTTGTGAACTGCTCGAGGACTGGTTTGCCTGGGTTCCTGGTTGGGTCGGGCTAGTCTTCAAGTTCACCGGGGTCTTCGTAATGCTGGTTTTGGCGGTTCAGTTGGATCTTACTGGCGGCCTTAGCCTGTTGGGATTCGCCATCGCGGGATGGTTCGTCCCCAAGGCGATCAAGTGGACAGCAATCATCTCACTTCACCTGACGCTATCGGTTTTGTTTATGGCCTTTTTTGCCGTCGCAGTCATGGCCATTGGAGCCACGATTCTTGGACTACTTTGGCTTTTTGTCTATCTCATTCGCTAGTTACTCATGATTCGCAATTTGAATGCGTGTATGAATTCCACAAATTTTCTCAAAGGGGAAGTTAACGTGAGAAAGTCTCAGATGCTTTGGCGAGGCAACTCGTACATTGTTGGTGTTTTGTCAATGACCATGTTGGTACTAACCGCAGCTGGATGTGCGGCGGAATCGTTTGGCGGTGGAAATAGAGAACCTTCGCCCAAGCCTGGCAGAACGTTCAATCCGAAACTCAATCGCATTGGAACCGGAAGTGGCTTTCAACGTCAGCAAATTGTTGCCGCCGTACAAAACGAAGACGTCAACTTCACTCAGATCGAGGAAATCCGAAGGAAGTTCTGGAAGACGAAACCGGGCGAAGCAGACTACGATGCACTGCGAAAGCAATTTGCCGAAGTTCTAGTCGAAAAGGACATCCAATTGCTGCATGCGGCAGCCACCACCAGTCCCAATAATCCCAATAAGGTGTTCGCAAAGATTACCATGAATGCTACGGATGGAGGTGTTCCTGACGCGGCCCTGCCAGCTTTCAATCGTTGGGTAAAGGCCATTCGTAAGCATCTGGGTATACGTGAAGGCGTAAAGTACCAGGGAATAGAGGACGCGAAAGCGAGCGACCTCAAACGTCTTGCAGCGGCCGCGGAGGCGACAGATCACTTCGCAAAGCAATACGAAACCATGCGTGACTGGGCTGAGTATCTCGCCGCCGGACGGCAGGAAGATTTCTATCCGACGCCTGAATCATACGCCCTGTTCGTTCTGCTCACCGATGGCGACGGAATGACAACCGATGAGGCAACATCCAAGCTGAACGAATTAATCAAGAAAACTGGAAAAGAGGTACTTCTTGAAGCCGCAGATCGGCAGCGTAAACATCCCAAGACACAAAAGGGGCTGCTGCAAGGTAGTAAGTCGCGTCTATTGACCGAACTTATGAAAGAGCTCAAGCTGGACAACTAGGCTCGATACTATATTGATCGGCTGAGTATGCCGTCTCGGCTAGGAATCGCTTGACTGAGCTAATGTCGGGCGATTGAGACATGGCGGGTGTGAATGACCTGGAAATTGCTTTCCAATCCTCGTCCGGAGGTTCGACAGCGTTTAGACAGTTCGCTGGAACTTCTTATTGGCAACCAGCGCTAGGATAGAGACAGAAAACGCTTCCAGACAATCGCATCTTGTATCCCGCTAATGACACCAGTTCGCGTCTGCCTCACTCTACCGAACCCAACACCCTATTAACCCGGCGGTGGTGTCTCTACAAAATCGGTGAGACAAACGCCAAATTGAGCGTCAGAGGGCTCTAGCTGAGATAGGTCGGGTTATGTCTCACTTAGACAGAGACAATCGGGAATAGAAAACGCGTCTGCGCAACTCGTTCTGTGTTTATGGGATAAACCGAAGCACTTCTAGCCCAGCATCAGAGCAGACACGAAAAAACCCTGGTTCAGCTCTATTTGCTAAACCAGGGTTTAAGTGGCGGGGGCCGGATTTGAACCGACGACCTCGAGGTTATGAGCCTCGCGAGCTACCTAGCTGCTCCACCCCGCGTCAATGAGTACAAACGGCGTTTCATGTCGTTTGTGAGATGTTGAATTTTAGGTATCGATCATTCTTTGTCCAGGGGGCCTGCGTGCTTTTCTGGACGATTTGCTGTGGTAGATGAATCTCGCGTCAATTTTCCTCGGAATTCCTGGCACAATCGTTATATTCGCCGACTTCGACTGTGTCCTAAATTCGGGAAAGGGATATCATTGCTTTGGCGCGACGATAATTGGCACCTAAATTCTCCTAAGCGCTAACATTGCAAGGGATTGCGGCATTTAACACGGAGCTCACGATTACGTGTCCGGAGACGACAATACTTCACCGAAAAACTCGCCAGACACCGGCAACCCTGGTGAAGAGAAGAGTTCAGGCGGCCAAGGCCCCAAAAAGGCTCCGATTTCGTTCGGTGCTGCCCCAGCGAGCGCTGATGCTTGGAACGTCGTTCCCACTTCTCCCGCTCCGCTCAGCAATCCGACAGCTCAGCCGCTGAAGACGCCTGCCGCGAAGAAGACCAACAAGGCACCCCTCTCTCCTGAAGCGCCGTCGCCGCAAACTCCCTCACCACAGGCTCCTCCCTCCCCTGCTCCGAAGCCTGAAGCGAAACCGAAGCCCGTTGCGCCTTCCGCCGAGGCTCCGCCAGCAGCGAAAGCCAAACCGGCCGACAGCAAGCCGGCTGCTTCCCAGGCAA
The Blastopirellula marina genome window above contains:
- a CDS encoding serine/threonine protein kinase, whose amino-acid sequence is MTIDPNLERLQQAFLAALEVPEDQRDDWLERECGSDAALLQNVRSLLGHANPNNDLLEQSPDKAIADFTLTDPDAPIHLSLSEGDDVSVDCEHFLSKLSEVGILSQAELDSVCEHRPEQSEMPDPRTLAAQLVQEGKLTQYQATALLRGEPELLIDKYLIVDLIDVGGMGMVFKAIHRGMDRVVAVKIISPKMLGSSDHVKRFRREVRVAATLEHPNVVRSYDADESRGINFLVMEYVRGKNLRQIVRESGPMSLDQAVDSIRQAAVGLDYAHQHGVIHRDIKPGNLLLNNQGTLKILDLGLAHVDESLRQLDTNGVQSRDASVIESEITSAGMILGTASFMAPEQSLNSHLVDARTDIYSLGCTLFYLLTGDPVYQGDTVFQVLVRHRESEIPSICEMRADVPESLNTVFQRMVAKSPDDRFQSMHEVVEEIDACKIAPPKPAPRHQSRREVKKVDESVDPSADKSSEPESRSQARLYGTVSVLAGTIVAAFVLTSQWLPLWQGKTTDIEPSSVKTISAADLLATGNWSWQVQENLGPVINSREFEIAADMTNDGCTIVFTSGRESAKRGNRDLWIATRNSIDEEWEEPSRLPSEINSPDQLENVPRISGDGLTLRFHRGSTLMITTRSSAHDPWSEPTVDPLATLFNGNYQVTKDELTQFSYVFSHIDTDQQRRYLLRYRRRPSINESFDEFTDDLLPATMKLNGQMTLSNDGRLLIYSANTTPMEAKPVFRLFFITRSDWGRPWSSPQLLLPDLPRPSAAPAFVMDDKTLLLVNSDGDGQGAGDIWIARLKRNDDDRQR
- a CDS encoding ECF-type sigma factor, whose product is MSDPLDPDEKRWDQPLYDELHRLAQRALAKETPGHSLQPTLLVHDAYLRLQKQQNLNEDDRSMMLAAGANIIRRLLVDYARQRKSQKRGGKTGRGIPLHISVAEDANRIDVLELNDALEAFSKVMPRAAEVVELKFFGGMTGDEIANKLGISLRSVNNDWKFAKAWLYRELGSFSESENEDDDRS